In the Zingiber officinale cultivar Zhangliang chromosome 5A, Zo_v1.1, whole genome shotgun sequence genome, ATGACACTTAATAAATGTAATGTAATGTTTTACCTGCGCGCCAATTTTTTTCCTCACTCCCTCCAACAAAGCACTCAGCCGCGCCTTGAGTTTTCTATATCCCGATTCCTAATTTTTCTTCCCTCTTTCAATATTTCCATCGACGATCGTCCCTGCCCGATTCTCGCAGAACCCTCGACATCCTTTGCGCCGCCTGCCACGTATTCTGTCGCCTGCCTCGACATCCTTTGCGCCGCCTGCCCCATATTCTGTCGCCTGCCTCGACATCCTTTGCGCCGCCTGCCTCGTCGTCTGCTTGCCCCTTTGTCATCCACCCCATCATCTGCAACACCGAGCCCTTTTTATTTCCTCTTCTAGCGTCTTGTGATCAGAAGCCCTAGGTTGCAAGTGTATGTGCGCCGTCTGCCCTCTTGCCTGTGACGCCAAGGTCCTATTCTTTCCTCTTTTCATGATCTGAAGCCCTAGGTTGCAAGCTAACTATTTATGCGCTCTGTTTCCTTTGAAGGTTTTCTTGTTTCTTGCTGTGAATTTTTGTGGTAAAGAGGTTGATTTCTTGTTGATTTTTGGTGATTTCTGTGAAACCACATCTTGCTTCAATATGTTTAGTttgaaggaagttttaattaaggtTGATTTCAGTATCTACCTCTCTTCTCTACTTTCGTTGACTTGATTTCTGTGTTATTTTTTGTTGTATTATTGAGTTGAGAAGGACTAGTGATACTTATAAGAAGACATTAGTTAGTAAAACATTTATTCTTTTGCAATCTGTTTGTTTTGTTGATTGACACACCATTCATGATTCTTCATTAGATAACATTGTCAGCCATTAAGTTATGAAAAACTTTGACAGCTATAGTGAGGTCCTCTTTCTAAACTCACCATCCTATTAATGAATGAAGTTTCTATCCTGAGAGAATAGTGGATAAATTTTGGTACCACAAGAAAAGAAGCATAGAAAGTTTCTATCCTGATTTTTTAACATATTTGCTATTGTCAGCCATTTCCTAGAAATGCTGTAGCATGTTACTACTCTCAAATCTACATCAAGGTTTTGGTTCTTTGTGGAATGGGCACGTCAATTATGAAACATAGATATACAACATAGTCaatctatcaaaaaattaatttaattgatttaaaatctacCAGTGTTATATTTTTACATAGTACTTAATGGTTTATAGCATTCATGTAGCCGAATCCAAATAGTCGGGTTCACAATTTGCTGATGGAAATATTGGACAGTGTCCTGATGGTTCACAATTTCACATTGTGTAAAAGCAGTAATATAATTCTTGTTTTTCTTGTTTCTATATAAACCTATCACCAACAATTTAAATAGCTTGCACTATTCCAATGGCAAATATCTTTTTGTTCAATATGTCTACCATACATCACTAAATAAATGCATCTGGTTCTTAAagatctaaaatagttttattcTAGCCAACTGCATTGCTCTTCATATGGAGACAATTTTTTTGTCAAGGCATTCAGAAATATATGATAAGTTTGATGACAACATACTTCATTTTTACTAGTGGTTGAACTTTTTTCTATTTGGATATTGCTACACAAACAAACATGTATATTATTCTATCTCAGCTGGTAAATAGTTGTCAGTTTTTTCTCAATTGCTTgagaagataatttttcaaatgaatgCCAATTCTAACATTCTGAAATATTTCACTCTTATTCTTTTCTCTAGAGAATGTATATATTATGAACTGAGGTATTACTATTCAATTATTTTGGTAGGATTCTTTCGAACTTCCTCGAGGAGAGCCTTCAAGAGATGACGACATTGAATTAGGACAGCAGCCTCCAGTTAGTGCTGCAGAACAGGGACTGGAAGTCTTTTTTAAGCAGGTGCCAAGTCTACAACATTAAGTTTATGAAGTATGCAATATCATAGTTGAGCTGTTAAAGAGCTTGATGCTTGTTTTTTCTGCTAGGTTCAAGTAATCGAGAAACAAGTTGACAAGCTTTCAACTCTATCAAAGAATCTTCAGGTACACATTCCAACAAGTTTGACTTTTCCTCATCATTCAAATCCATTATGCTCTAGAAACTTTGCTCTTTAATAATAAGTATAAAAACATTCTGTACtatcatgatttttaaaaattaaatttagcttGTAGGAATGGATAATGGACTTTTCTATGTttctagaattaaaaataaacataCATCTATTGAGatatttaaatcatgttatcttaTTGACTTATCATGTTTATCACAATGACTGAATCTATTTAATAACATGtttgcagtttatatataaaatatttagtGTTTTTGAGTTGTTTACAGATAGATTATTTAGTTACTATATTGGTTGTTAAGTTTTTTGATTTTTTGACTGAATCTATTTTTTTGTTGAACCAGTTTTAGTACATATTTTTACTGGAATTGTGATGGATAAAGGTTGGATGTTTTTACCAAGACAAACCGAGGAATACAGAAAAGGACTTGAGAATTTTCTAGATTTTGCATTTTCTAATGCAAACATAAATGGAACAATTGCATGTCCTTGTGCAAGATGTAAGATTGGCATATGTGTTTCAAGAGAGGAGGCTTATGATCATTTGACGGTTGATGGATTTATTAAAGGTTATACTCACTGGGTTGCTCATGGAGAGATAGCATGTAGTGCACCTTCAATATCTAGTTCGGTACTGTCTCGTGATGATGTAGATAACATGGAGGGACTAGTTCATGATGCTTTTAGGGTCCAACAACACGATGGTAGTACAATCAATATAGCAGGATTTGAAAAGGATAAAGATATTCCGTTTGGGGAGGCCGagaaattctataaattaattgatgattcacaAAAGGAGTTATATCCCGGATGTAAGAAATTCTCAAAACTTGCATTCATCATTCGCTTGCTTCACTTAAAATGTCTTGGAAAAATGACCAATAAAGTCTTTAATATGCTTTTGGATTTGTTGAGAGAAGCATTTCCAAATGCCATGAAAGATTTACCAAAGTCATATTATGAAGCAGAGAAATTGATGAAGCAATTAGGACTTGGTTATGAAAAAAtcgatgcttgccctaatgattgtactTTGTACTGGGGGTTGGACAAGGAAAGAGTTCTCTGTAAAACATGCAATGAGCCTAGATGGGAAACATCTGAAGATGATCCTACTGGTGACAAGAGGAAAGTTGCATGTAAGGTTTTATGGTATTTTCCAATAAAGCCTAGGTTACAACGTTTGTTCATGTCCTACAAAACGGCCATCCATATGAGATGGCATTCCGAATCTCGCACAAAAGACAGTTACATGCGACACCCAGCTAATTCCCCAGCTTGGAAAACGTTTGACCATAACCACCCAGAATTTGCGAAGGATCCTAGAAACATAAGGCTAGGATTAGCTTCAGATGGatttaatccatttaaaaatatgAGTGCGGTGCATAGTATGTGGCCAGTCATTTTAGTGCCTTATAATCTTccaccatggatgtgtatgaaacaACCACACTTTATGTTATCATTGATAATACCTGGTCCATCTACTCCTGGAAATAACATCGACATCTAATTGTAGCCCCTTATTGCAGATTTGAAGGATTTGTGAGAAGTAGGAGTGTAAACATATGATGCATcaacaaaacagaattttaaattGCATGTTGCATATATTACTATGGACGATAAGTGATTTTCCTGGATATGCAACCCTATCTGGATGGAGCACCAAGGGTAAATTTGCATGCCCGGTGTGCCACAAATTTACACATTCACGGTggttaaaaaattgtaaaaaatattgCTATATGGGTCACCGCAAATTTTTAAACAGTGATCATGAGTTTCGCAAAGATTCTCAA is a window encoding:
- the LOC121979512 gene encoding uncharacterized protein LOC121979512 is translated as MDKGWMFLPRQTEEYRKGLENFLDFAFSNANINGTIACPCARCKIGICVSREEAYDHLTVDGFIKGYTHWVAHGEIACSAPSISSSVLSRDDVDNMEGLVHDAFRVQQHDGSTINIAGFEKDKDIPFGEAEKFYKLIDDSQKELYPGCKKFSKLAFIIRLLHLKCLGKMTNKVFNMLLDLLREAFPNAMKDLPKSYYEAEKLMKQLGLGYEKIDACPNDCTLYWGLDKERVLCKTCNEPRWETSEDDPTGDKRKVACKVLWYFPIKPRLQRLFMSYKTAIHMRWHSESRTKDSYMRHPANSPAWKTFDHNHPEFAKDPRNIRLGLASDGFNPFKNMSAVHSMWPVILVPYNLPPWMCMKQPHFMLSLIIPGPSTPGNNIDI